One Aethina tumida isolate Nest 87 chromosome 5, icAetTumi1.1, whole genome shotgun sequence genomic window carries:
- the LOC126265653 gene encoding Down syndrome cell adhesion molecule-like protein Dscam2, giving the protein MIPIGTRTSLLTINAVQPEHAGVYTCVATNRGGKASHSAELLINVLPHITPFEFEGEVNTGDSVQLNCYVSKGDLPLNITWMLNGKPIETSWGISMIPIGTKTNLLTINSVQPEHAGVYNCVASNKGGTSTQQAELFINGT; this is encoded by the exons ATGATCCCAATCGGTACTAGAACCAGCCTCTTAACAATAAACGCAGTACAACCGGAACACGCAGGTGTCTACACGTGCGTCGCCACTAATAGGGGCGGCAAGGCGTCCCACTCCGCAGAGCTACTCATCAACG TACTACCACACATCACCCCGTTCGAGTTCGAGGGAGAGGTGAACACGGGCGACAGCGTCCAGTTGAATTGTTACGTGAGCAAGGGCGACCTACCCTTGAACATAACTTGGATGCTGAACGGGAAGCCGATCGAAACGTCCTGGGGCATCAGCATGATACCCATCGGTACCAAGACCAATCTGCTCACCATTAACTCGGTGCAACCGGAACACGCCGGCGTTTATAATTGTGTAGCTTCGAATAAAGGGGGAACTAGTACACAGCAAgctgaattgtttattaatggtacttaa